In Peromyscus leucopus breed LL Stock unplaced genomic scaffold, UCI_PerLeu_2.1 scaffold_347, whole genome shotgun sequence, the following proteins share a genomic window:
- the LOC114697492 gene encoding LOW QUALITY PROTEIN: KATNB1-like protein 1 (The sequence of the model RefSeq protein was modified relative to this genomic sequence to represent the inferred CDS: deleted 1 base in 1 codon) has product MASDTHHVKKRNFSNSIEDHPIDLPRKRISNFISKNMKEVKKSPKQLAAYISRTVGQAVKSPDKLRKVLYHKKLVRHPFPNPCYRTKQSPKSGGCDMANKENELACAGHLPENLRHDSRTFVVNASDSGSSQTESPSSKYSGFFSEVTQDHETMAQVLFSRNLRLNVALTFWRKRSISELVAYLVRIEDLGVVVDCLPVLTNSLQEEKQYISLGCCVDLLPLVKSLLQSKFEEYVIVGLNWLQAVIKRWWSELSSKSEITSDGNIKLLKQQLNGLWEQENHLTLVPGYTGNIAKDVDAYLLQLH; this is encoded by the exons ATGGCATCTGACACCCACCATGTT AAAAAACGAAACTTCTCTAATAGTATTGAGGATCATCCCATTGATCTTCCTAGAAAGAGGATCTCTAATTTCATTAGTAAGAACATGAAGGAG GTTAAGAAATCTCCAAAACAGTTGGCTGCTTACATAAGTAG AACAGTTGGACAAGCTGTGAAAAGCCCAGATAAACTGCGCAAGGTGCTCTATCACAAAAAGTTAGTTCGTCATCCCTTTCCAAATCCTTGTTACAGAACTAAGCAGTCCCCTAAAAGTGGGGGCTGTGACAtggcaaataaagaaaatgaactggCTTGTGCAGGCCATCTGCCCGAAAATTTGCGCCATGATAGTCGAACATTTGTAGTTAATGCCAGTGATTCTGGGTCTTCACAGACAGAAAGCCCATCATCAAAATATAGTGGTTTCTTTTCTGAGGTAA CTCAG GACCATGAGACAATGGCCCAAGTTCTATTCAGCAGGAATTTGAGATTGAATGTAGCTTTGACTTTCTGGAGAAAGAGAAGTATAAGTGAACTTGTAGCTTATTTAGTGAG GATAGAAGACCTTGGAGTTGTGGTAGATTGCCTTCCTGTTCTAACCAATAg TTTACAGGAAGAAAAGCAATATATCTCACTTGGCTGCTGTGTAGACTTACTGCCTCTAGTAAAATCTCTACTTCAAAGCAAATTTGAAGA atATGTAATAGTTGGCTTAAACTGGCTTCAAGCAGTAATAAAAAGGTGGTGGTCAGAACTCTCATCTAAATCAGAAATTACAAGTGATGG aaatATTAAGCTTTTAAAGCAGCAGTTGAATGGATTATGGGAACAGGAAAACCATCTTACTTTGGTTCCAGGATATACTGGTAATATAGCTAAG GACGTAGATGCTTATTTATTACAGTTACATTGA